A part of Hippopotamus amphibius kiboko isolate mHipAmp2 chromosome 16, mHipAmp2.hap2, whole genome shotgun sequence genomic DNA contains:
- the GABARAPL2 gene encoding gamma-aminobutyric acid receptor-associated protein-like 2, with the protein MKWMFKEDHSLEHRCVESAKIRAKYPDRVPVIVEKVSGSQIVDIDKRKYLVPSDITVAQFMWIIRKRIQLPSEKAIFLFVDKTVPQSSLTMGQLYEKEKDEDGFLYVAYSGENTFGF; encoded by the exons atgaAGTGGATGTTTAAGGAGGACCACTCGCTGG AACACAGATGCGTGGAATCTGCGAAGATCCGAGCGAAATATCCCGACCGGGTTCCG GTGATTGTGGAAAAAGTCTCAGGCTCTCAAATTGTTGACATTGACAAACGGAAGTATCTGGTTCCATCTGACATCACTGTGGCTCAGTTCATGTGGATCATCAGGAAAAGGATCCAGCTTCCTTCTGAAAAGGCAATCTTCCTGTTCGTGGATAAGACAGTCCCACAGTCCAG cctAACTATGGGACAGCTTTAcgagaaggaaaaagatgaagATGGATTCTTGTATGTGGCCTACAGTGGAGAAAACACTTTTGGCTTCTGA